A stretch of DNA from Vanrija pseudolonga chromosome 6, complete sequence:
CAACGGTATTAATGTGAATTTTCCACTTCTTGTTTCTGAACTCTGGCCACTTGCCGAGCCAGTCGAAGAGACGCTACTCTCAGTGCCGTTCCCTTCACCTCACGACTTACTTTCTTGGATGATTCCAGGTCTGCGGAGTCCGAGAATCGTCCTATCGACACTTGACATGGCCCAGGATTGACGAAAAAGATTGTCATGTGGTTTCGTGCCCCGGTGAGATCGTCCTCAGAAATGGACAAGTCGTACCGGGGATTTGTCACACCGTTCCAAGCAGCtcgcaggtcgtcgtcgcccaagTCGATCGCAACCAGAGATGTCTCCCTTTTCATATCGTCCCTCATTGTGTCGGAGGGAGGCTGTGCGAGGACCGATGGTGTGAGGAGTATGCCGTCCCCAATTGCCCACCAGAAATTGGCATGCTTGCGGAGCTTGTAGATGGTGTTGATCCAAATGTACGCCATGTGTGCCTCCCATGCGTCACGACTCTCCCAATcggacgtcgaggcgggtCCAGGAGGTTCCAGGTTCAGGTATGCCTCTCGGTTACCGAacagcgaggcgagggagTGGGTGGCGGATGCAATGGAATCGTCGCCGGCCTGGGCGGGATCCTGGTGGTCAGAGACCTGGAGAACGTCACCTCACCGAGAGAGAGCTCCCATTGTCGTATGCGAGCCAGTTCGCAAATGATGATTTCATCGTCCAAGCTGAAGGCCGGTGAAGACATAAAAACCACATGATGAGGGGCAGGATGGCAGCACCTGCGAGGCTATCACTGCCATGTTAGTTCAGGCCAGTTGAACAAACGTACCCTTCGTTCACGGGCCAGAGGGGCCATGAGCAATTGGCCCTTTGGGCAAGGTCAATATCTGGGCGGTGGGGTGCTGATTTGTCGACAAAGCCCTTGGGGAGCCGCTTTTCAACCTCGAGTGTATGTTGATCACCTCGATGCCAAGGTATTGAAGTGTTGACTCCACAACTGCCCAGCCTGTCATAAACCCAGCATCCTGGTCTGTGACTTCGgagttggcgtcgaggacgaggatggcgaTGCCCCGTTCCTGCCCATCTGGGAGACACAAGTCAGTATCAGTGAGGGTGTGTATGTATGTAACAACTTACCAGCAGTAACCGCGCTGCAGACAGTTGCTTGCTTCATCTCGGCCAAGGTCTTGATCTCAAGTTCGACCTTTTGAGCGGGGTTCATTTGATTCAGAACATGAATGAGTGTTGCGCACGGGCTCTGCTCCTCGGATGCAGCGCTCTCTTCCTCGGATGCAGCCTGTTCGCCGGCGTCCTCCTGGGTGGTGTAGATGTCTATGATGGACAGCAGACCGGGGCTATCACGGTGGCCAGGGAAGGACTGATCCTCCCCTTGCCCCGTTGGCTCTGCACCGACCCAGCCTTTGAACAACCGTGACTGCTTGAGGCGGGTGACGAAGGGAAGGGGGTCGTCCTCAGGCGGGTCGGGGTCTGGTTCAGACTTGACGGACGAAGCCTTGGGAACTTTGCGGGCTCCGCCTGCTTCGGAAgccttcttcctcttcgACCCAACCTTCGGCTTGACCTCTTCATCAGAGGAGCCAGGCATGGTGGGGAAGCTGGTGACCGAGGGGGGAAGGAGGAATGGAGGCTTGAGGTTGAACGAAGGGTGTGACTTGGTGTGTGAGGGACGACCGGATGCTGGGGCAGGAGGCCACGAGAGACAAGGAGTGAGTGAAGAGAGAGTTATAGAGAGAGAAAGAGAGAGTGAGAGGTGTTGGAGGAAGACTGGTTGTTGGATGTGTGAGCTGGGTGAAAGGAAGGGAAGACACTCGCACCAAACAAACAATCACAGAccgagggaaggcgaggaaggcgcaACGCCGATTCATCGCGGATCACTGACAGCACAGGCGCTTGCACACGTCAGTGACGCCTTGCGTCCCCGAAACGGCCACGCAGCAAGTCGAGCAGTGTGCGCTTTCTGCCACCGAGGCCGGGAGGGGTCGAAGCTTCTCACATCCAGGTGAGCAAGTATGCAGAAATCTGAGCTCATCTCATGCATCACTTCTGACATGTCTCGTACATACTTCTGACTAGGCGTTCGTTTCATTAATGTTCCCCGTGcccgagcacggcgtcgaggttTGCCACGCGAGGCGTGAAGCTGGCCTTGAACGGGAGGGGGTGCGAGTTGGCCGTGTTCGTGAATGCCAACGTGTCGATCGGGACCTCGTTGCCACTTGGGTCGACTTCCGGGCGGATGTCAAACGCCCAGAGCATGAGTGCCGCGTTGATGAGCACGCTGTTGTTGGCGACATGCTGGCCGGGGCACACACGGCGGCCGAAGCCGAACTGGAAGTGCTTCATCTTCTCGTTGAACTCGGTGCCGTCCTCCCTCATCCACCGCGAGGGGCGGaacgcctcgacgtcggcgccgtagtactcggcgtcgcggtggaTGCCCCAGTGGTTGCCCATGATGCTCGTGCCGGCGGGTACACTGAGGCCGTTGTACTGCACCTGCGCGGTCGTCTGGTGGGCGAACCCGCCCGAGCTGACCGGCCGCCAGCGGAACGTCTCGGCGATGAACGCCTGGAGGAGGTGCGCCTCCTGGAGGTCGTTGAATGTGGGGGGCGACGAGCCGCACAGGcggtccagctcggcctgaACTGCCTTCTGCTCTGCCAAgtgcgtcgccgccgccatgacgACAATGCTgatggcgctcgacgacgtgtcgCTTCCGGCTCCGAAgacgctgccgaggaggtacGCAATGTCGTCATCCTCAAGCTCAAACTTGGCCTTGTTCTCCAGGAGGTATGTCCCGAAGCATGGCGCAACCGAAGTGGGGTCGgtcgcgacgcggcgctgcacgtcggcgagctgggagCGGTAGAGCGCGAGCTCTTCCGCCGCCCATGCATGCACGGTCCTCAGTGTGCCAGGCACGTACTGGAGCCAGCGGTTGGTGTTGAAGAGGGCATAGTTGCCcgggcggaggaggatgccgaggtgcttgccgccgtcgacgacttTCCTGATATCGGGGTCACTGTatcgcgccggcgtgcggcgcCCGTAGGCCATGTACACGACAAGGCTGGCTGCGTACGTCTGGATGTGGTCCTGGAACCTGGCGGGGCTGTGGAGCAGGTCGCGGACGACGGTGCTCGCGAGGCGTTCCTGCacgtcgcgcaggtcgcgggccgaggacggcTGCAAGGGGTggtggagcgcgcggcggaggcggcgccagcgctcgTTATGCCCGACGAGCAATGTGCGCTTGCCGTGGCTGAAGATCTCGTCCGCGACGAGGTTGGACGGCCTGTCGGCCGTGTCGCGTGCGTTCTTCTCCATGAAGAAGAGGGCGGCATCGACGCTGTTCACAATGACTGTTGGCCGGCCGTTCGCCCACACCGTCACGACGGGCCCGTACGTGCGCGACAGGTCGTGGAAGTGGCGCCACGGGTACTGGGTCGGTATTGCCACTGCCGGCCCAGGCCCAGGAGGGAGGTTGTGGTACtgtggcgacgagcggcgcgcgatgAGCCAGAGGACCAGCgcagcgatggcgacggccgctGCGACGGCGAGTATGGTGTCACTTCCCATCATTccgagcttgccgagcaTTGTTTGTTGGGGTCGGTCGGTATGCAGGTggaggtgtgtgtgtgtcagcaTTCCAGCTGCCGACTTTGTCTATATACACAAGGCCAAGTAGCCGGGCTGTCGGTGTGGCCGCCACTTGAAACTGCGGCTAGGGTGATCAGTTGACCCGATCGGCTTGTCGGCAATGACTTGTCCGCCGAAGTCGCCACGGAGAGAGCCGACACGCTGCTATCGGCCTCATTCAGCGGCTGTCTATAAAGTTTACACTCGATACCAGTGCTACCAGACGCCGCAATGCATGACGACCCCCGCCCGACGGGATGACGAGCAGCTCTGGAAACCCTGCTATCGCGCATCGACCCTTGGCAGTCGTGGCTCGCCGTCttgtcgcgccgtcgccccgccACACGGCCGCGGAGCCTCCACCTGCACATCGTCACTGCGCTATCTGGCGGTAGCGGGCGGCAATCGGCACAATTATACCTCACAACAGCCCACGACGCAGTGCATTCCATAGTCGGGACGCTATGTCGAAGGGTCACCTGACCTCCGATTCGGTGTGTCTGGTCCCCCGCGGGGAGCCCGCGGAGCACCCAAATCCGTTGTGCCGTAGCCCACAACatcgtcgcctcgcgctccaaCCCCGCATCCCAGATCCTGTGGGGCGCAGCGGGTGTCGTCCAGCATGCTCTGGTACGTGTGGGGAAGAGCTGGTGCATCGCTGGAGCCTCCGCTTCGGAGTGTGTATGTCTGTTCTGGCAGAGTTCCTGATCGACACTtgacgagaagcgcgcgtCAGCGTTCCCACTGGCGTCCCCAACCGACCACGTTAGTCGTGTTGGAGCTGATACGGCGGAGAAACTACGCGTCGCGGATGTCTCCGTGCTGGAGCGTTCGTCATGGCGATGGCTACCATTGGCTCGGCCGATAGACGTGGCCATAGGGGGTTCGGGATCGTGAAGCCTAACGGGGCTGGTGCCTATGACTGTGGTCTTCGCTGGATGTACAGACTCGGGCACGCCTGATTGCCCACGCGCAAGACGTCATGACCGTGTCCCCATAGAGAGGATGGCCCCAGAAGACAAGCAACGAAGTCAGTCCCGAGGAGACGAGATATTTCTGCCAGAGCGGAGCAACTCTGACTGGTTcgtgacgacgacacgagcTGTAGGTTTAGCGCACCGCTGCTCGAAGCCAATGAGAGGCTCGCACCTGGAACCCCCGACCAGTCTGTCGAGGTGCCCACGGCACACATGCCATGCTGCATGCTACTCACGCAACACGGGCCGTGCACACCAGCCAGCCGCTGACGCTGTTGTCACCGCCACCGGGCCACCACTGCCCCTGCTTAACGACTGACACTCACCCATCTCTCGTCTAATGTCAACAAACCTGACGTCATGACGATTTACGTAAATCCAAAACCATCGTCTGGACGATCTCATCTGCGCAATGCACTGCTGCATATGGCCACCGTCGCGTCTGCCTGTGCTATTCGAAGCCTtcgagcggcgacgcggcccAGTGGTACAGAGCTAAAGCCATGACGCAGCACCTGTGGCATACCGCCACGCGCTGCGCGCAACAGCGACGTGGGCTCGGGCCTTGGACCTTGATCGCGGCTGGATTGCTGACGACAGCacgcacgacacgacgaatcagcgtcgcgcgcagcggcgcaacATGTAGAGGGGAGCACAGTTGCGCAGACGAGCGTGAATTAATATGAATTATAGCCGTAGCCAGCGTCGAGCAAGCACAGCCGAATCATTGTCAGTCACAGCACCGCCTTGGCTCGGCTCCGTAGCTGCCACCGTCATGACGTAGCAACGGGACGTCCAGAGTGCTTTCTAAGGGTTCGTGCCGTGCTTctcgcaacaacaacaaacgcGAGGAGCGTGTGGAGGCGAGATCTGGATCTTGGCTGGAGAGTCTGTCTGGTACGAGCGATCGCGGGGCCAAGGGAAGGCAGGCAGTGGACGTGCTGCGCTGCGCAGCGCGCCCTCACGACGGTGCCACGGTGTGCATGCTACGGAAGACGGACGGGAGAACGGAGAACAGTACAACCTGATGATCTATTAGACTGGGTGCCACGAGGTGAAGGATAGTGGCACGCGTGGCACTGCGCGCGCAAGGCGACAGTGCGGGCAGGGGGCTGGTCGcacagccgcagcggcagacGCGTGGGAGACGGAGACGGAGACGGCCACTTCTgcgacgggggcggggcggggccgTCCGCTGTGCTGGATTGGCCACTTAGAAGAGacacgcgccgaggtcgaaaCAGAGCATGGCGGCACAGCATGCGGCTGTGGGCGTCAGCAAGCagtttttttttttttttgcACGGAGGGcgtggtcgaggtcaaggtcgaggccaCTGCCCACGCCCCAACGGCCAGAACTCACCGAGACAgcctgcgccggctgcggcacccgctccgccgcccgcgggacgctgctgctggacgTAGAtctg
This window harbors:
- the yanC gene encoding Cytochrome P450 monooxygenase yanC; this translates as MLGKLGMMGSDTILAVAAAVAIAALVLWLIARRSSPQYHNLPPGPGPAVAIPTQYPWRHFHDLSRTYGPVVTVWANGRPTVIVNSVDAALFFMEKNARDTADRPSNLVADEIFSHGKRTLLVGHNERWRRLRRALHHPLQPSSARDLRDVQERLASTVVRDLLHSPARFQDHIQTYAASLVVYMAYGRRTPARYSDPDIRKVVDGGKHLGILLRPGNYALFNTNRWLQYVPGTLRTVHAWAAEELALYRSQLADVQRRVATDPTSVAPCFGTYLLENKAKFELEDDDIAYLLGSVFGAGSDTSSSAISIVVMAAATHLAEQKAVQAELDRLCGSSPPTFNDLQEAHLLQAFIAETFRWRPVSSGGFAHQTTAQVQYNGLSVPAGTSIMGNHWGIHRDAEYYGADVEAFRPSRWMREDGTEFNEKMKHFQFGFGRRVCPGQHVANNSVLINAALMLWAFDIRPEVDPSGNEVPIDTLAFTNTANSHPLPFKASFTPRVANLDAVLGHGEH